The Triticum urartu cultivar G1812 chromosome 6, Tu2.1, whole genome shotgun sequence genome includes the window GTCAAATGTAGATCCTTTTGTGCCATCGCATGCACTTTACGGAGTGTCCTGTTCTTGACGTCCAGATAGAGCACACATCCACACATTTTTAAGAACAGAAACTCAGCATTATCCCCTGCCTGACATATATAGCAACGGCTAGTATGCTCATCCTCAAGCGTGCTATCTAGCATCCTCAGATTAGCACACATCTCATGCAAACAAATGGTATCGACCAGCAACCAGTTGTCCCCCGTATGGAGCCAGATGTGAAGTTTAAAGCCATTGACATGGATGAGATATATACCAGAAGGATCATCTGCCCGTGACAAGACGGTGTTGAAACTGTGATACTTCACTCCAGGTGGGAGCTGGATTCTAGACAAACTTGAGGCCGTCAAATCCAAGACAATAATGTCACCGGCGGGGGAGGCCGCCATATAAATTTTATTGTCGACGAGCACAACTATTGCTCTCGGTAGCGGAAGATGGAGCTGGTATGTGGCCAAGGTATGCAAGCACCAAACACTGCCTTGCAACATATACACACGCATAGTGAATTTTTCTGTTTCATCGGTACCCTCCGTCAACACATAAAAGTAGGACAAGCCATTGCCTTCTTCTTTGGAGAGAATAGCACCAAAATTTAGGCGACTGCGATCCTGGGTGCTTGGGAGTGGTGGGACGTCGTCA containing:
- the LOC125517226 gene encoding uncharacterized protein LOC125517226 — its product is MMDTAVEVSRRFSRVHPKKKPCGDADGETRRRSPTVDPVSKVLGDDNLLGEILLRVGFPTTLVCAALVCRCWYQLASDRGFLRRFRELHPPRLLGFYIDSGLVWPESMAVPRFVPMLPQPPELAAVVRRMASHNFSTREVPWIMDSRNDSIFTRHRERRELACGVYRPLCPERGIDDVPPLPSTQDRSRLNFGAILSKEEGNGLSYFYVLTEGTDETEKFTMRVYMLQGSVWCLHTLATYQLHLPLPRAIVVLVDNKIYMAASPAGDIIVLDLTASSLSRIQLPPGVKYHSFNTVLSRADDPSGIYLIHVNGFKLHIWLHTGDNWLLVDTICLHEMCANLRMLDSTLEDEHTSRCYICQAGDNAEFLFLKMCGCVLYLDVKNRTLRKVHAMAQKDLHLTAVYPFMMVWPPTFPALKDGPARNVM